The following proteins are encoded in a genomic region of Oncorhynchus gorbuscha isolate QuinsamMale2020 ecotype Even-year linkage group LG11, OgorEven_v1.0, whole genome shotgun sequence:
- the acbd4 gene encoding acyl-CoA-binding domain-containing protein 4 yields MSSNYVPFQLVSVLLIRRWFELAKDIVAVPCRCPGWMPQGCALIERRQFAMPVPVMAESVDHQKRFQAAVDVIQNLPKSGAYRPPYEVMLRFYCLYKQAVCGPCTVSRPGFWDPVGRYKWDAWSRLGEMSSESAMVAYVDEMKKVAQEVIDTMPINEKTASLFHHFEPLYVVIHDMPRPPDKLLHLREDFKGIDKAASPKEVEQERAIQDERVPDKDPALDEEPALEQVPVPGEEPVKEEVPTLGEVALAEKVPVPEEVPSQTQQQPVTFTSEPPGPNVQVFLFPEPVPELGLSEAMGSSEVLLLTSDSESEIFIDSVDSVEKLDNIKVVPKSNGLHNGHAYSEPSSVQANHTETVCQATQVGAGQGGEGAGDGGGPPMRRSRDAGRDGMRDHGWRERDACGIYANYTYALCLGGVPQGSPRRAGREALGAGGGAGRGGGDGSEGGAERLQDIQVQQQILLALRRLREDMQSVMERLEAVERLAAAQAQNSDWRPCLQCAASAAQSEEESWWPFPEVSGRTMLLLLLWPLVAQGIVFLLRKGQKKARIST; encoded by the exons ATGTCATCGAATTATGTGCCTTTCCAGCTCGTTTCAGTCCTATTGATTCGTCGTTGGTTTGAGTTGGCGAAGGACATCGTAGCAGTCCCTTGTCGCTGTCCCGGTTGGATGCCACAGGGCTGTGCCCTCATAGAGAGACGGCAGTTTGCAATGCCAGTTCCGGTTATGGCAGAGTCGGTGGACCACCAGAAACGCTTCCAGGCCGCTGTCGACGTCATTCAAAACCTTCCCAAAAGTG GTGCCTACCGGCCCCCCTATGAAGTGATGCTGCGGTTCTACTGCCTGTACAAGCAGGCGGTGTGTGGACCCTGCACAGTGTCTCGACCAGGCTTCTGGGACCCAGTCGGTCGCTATAAatg GGATGCCTGGAGTCGATTAGGGGAGATGAGCAGTGAGAGTGCCATGGTGGCGTACGTGGATGAGATGAAGAAAGTGGCACAAGAG GTGATTGACACAATGCCCATCAATGAGAAGACTGCATCACTGTTCCACCACTTTGAGCCCCTTTACGTGGTCATCCACGACATGCCCCGGCCACCAGACAAGCTGCTGCATCTGAGAGAAG ACTTTAAGGGCATTGACAAGGCAGCCAGTCCAAAGGAGGTTGAACAAGAGAGGGCTATCCAAGACGAACGTGTCCCAGATAAGGACCCTGCACTAGATGAAGagcctgccctggagcaggtgCCTGTCCCAGGAGAAGAACCCGTCAAAGAGGAGGTACCTACTCTGGGAGAGGTGGCCCTCGCAGAGAAGGTGCCCGTCCCAGAAGAGGTGCCCAGTCAGACACAACAACAACCAGTCACCTTCACCAGTGAACCTCCGG GGCCAAATGTACAAGTCTTCCTCTTTCCAGAGCCTGTTCCTGAGCTTGGTCTGTCTGAGGCCATGGGGTCGTCTGAGGTGTTGTTGTTGACCAGCGACTCAGAGAGTGAGATCTTCATTGACTCTGTGGATTCTGTGGAAAAGCTGGACAATATCAAG GTTGTCCCCAAGTCAAACGGCCTCCATAACGGCCATGCTTACTCAGAGCCCTCCTCAGTCCAAGCCAATCACACAGAGACGGTCTGCCAGGCAACGCAGGTGGGGGCGGGGCAAGGTGGAGAGGGGGCGGGGGATGGAGGGGGACCGCCCATGAGGAGGAGTCGGGATGCAGGAAGAGACGGGATGAGGGACCACGGATGGAGAGAACGTGA TGCATGTGGCATATATGCCAATTACACATATGCACTATGCCTAGGTGGTGTTCCCCAGGGCAGCCCCAGGCGGGCGGGGAGAGAGGCCCtgggggcagggggaggggctggCCGAGGGGGAGGAGACGGCTCAGAGGGAGGGGCTGAGAGGCTGCAGGACATCCAGGTGCAGCAGCAGATCCTGCTGGCCCTACGGAGGCTCAGGGAGGACATGCAGAGCGTCATGGAGAGACTGGAGGCAGTGGAGAGACTAGCCGCAGCACAG GCCCAGAATTCAGACTGGAGACCATGTCTTCAGTGTGCTGCCTCAGCTGCCCAATCAGAG GAGGAGAGTTGGTGGCCGTTCCCTGAAGTATCAGGACGGACGATGCTGCTTCTGCTGCTGTGGCCCCTGGTGGCTCAGGGCATAGTCTTTCTATTGCGGAAGGGCCAAAAGAAGGCCCGTATCTCTACTTGA